From a region of the uncultured Desulfatiglans sp. genome:
- the ilvH gene encoding acetolactate synthase III, thiamin-dependent, small subunit (Evidence 2a : Function from experimental evidences in other organisms; PubMedId : 1851954, 2198273, 6308579; Product type e : enzyme) gives MDDEHRENHILSLMVENQPGVLSRIAGLFSGRGFNIESLCVAETTDPNISRVTLVTTGDMSIVEQIKKQLNKLINVLKVFDFTGVSHVERELVLLKIRAKPEYRAEILRLVDIFRSRVVDVGTDYYMVEVTGDQGKIKAFLDLLEPMGIKEIARTGLIALPREKQ, from the coding sequence ATGGATGATGAACATCGAGAAAACCACATCCTTTCGCTGATGGTCGAAAACCAGCCAGGGGTTCTTTCCCGCATCGCCGGGCTTTTCAGCGGGCGGGGATTCAACATCGAAAGCCTCTGCGTCGCCGAGACGACCGACCCGAACATCTCCCGCGTCACCCTGGTGACCACCGGCGACATGAGCATTGTGGAACAGATCAAGAAGCAGCTCAACAAGCTCATCAACGTGCTGAAAGTGTTCGATTTCACAGGCGTCAGCCACGTGGAGCGCGAACTGGTCCTCCTGAAGATCCGGGCCAAACCGGAATACCGGGCAGAGATCCTGCGCCTGGTCGATATCTTCCGCAGCCGCGTGGTCGATGTGGGAACCGATTATTATATGGTGGAAGTTACCGGCGATCAGGGGAAGATCAAGGCCTTTCTGGATCTTCTGGAACCAATGGGCATCAAGGAAATCGCGCGGACCGGCCTGATCGCCCTCCCGCGCGAAAAACAATAA
- the leuB gene encoding 3-isopropylmalate dehydrogenase has protein sequence MSKHYTIGVIPGDGTGPEVVAEGLKALEAAGRKHDLTFDFKRYDLGGEAYLRDGTLLPDSVIHELREMDAIFLGAIGHPDVKPGILEREVLLKLRFELDLYINLRPVVLHPGVDTPLVGKQPEDIDFVVVRENSEGMYAGGGGFFKKGTADEVAIQESVNTRKGVERCIRYAFEYARKRNKGKHVTLCAKTNVLIYESDLWFRVFQDVAKDFPDIGTGYQHVDALCMWMIKNPEQFDVIVTGNLFGDIITDIGAIIQGGLGIAAGGNIHPGRSAMFEPIGGSAPKYTGQNKINPMAAIGSAQMLLEYLGEDKAAGDVFQAIRKVLSQDLKSLEAGRMGYTTTEVGDLVARYILA, from the coding sequence ATGTCAAAGCACTATACGATCGGCGTAATCCCCGGCGACGGCACCGGCCCGGAGGTCGTGGCCGAAGGGCTCAAGGCCCTCGAAGCGGCGGGGCGGAAGCATGACCTCACCTTCGATTTCAAACGATACGATCTGGGCGGCGAGGCCTATCTGAGGGACGGAACCCTCCTCCCGGACAGCGTCATCCATGAACTTCGCGAGATGGACGCCATCTTCCTCGGCGCCATCGGACACCCCGACGTCAAGCCTGGAATACTCGAAAGAGAGGTCCTGCTCAAACTGCGGTTCGAACTCGATCTCTACATCAACCTGAGGCCGGTCGTCCTGCATCCCGGAGTGGACACCCCGCTCGTGGGAAAGCAGCCGGAGGACATCGACTTCGTGGTGGTGCGCGAAAACAGCGAGGGGATGTATGCAGGGGGCGGCGGGTTTTTCAAGAAGGGTACGGCGGACGAAGTGGCCATCCAGGAATCGGTCAACACCCGCAAAGGGGTCGAGCGATGCATCCGTTACGCCTTCGAATATGCCCGCAAGAGGAACAAAGGCAAACACGTGACCCTCTGCGCCAAAACCAACGTCCTCATCTACGAATCCGACCTGTGGTTCAGGGTCTTCCAGGACGTGGCCAAGGACTTCCCCGACATCGGTACAGGGTACCAGCACGTGGATGCCCTCTGCATGTGGATGATCAAGAACCCGGAGCAGTTCGACGTGATCGTCACCGGGAACCTTTTCGGAGATATCATCACGGACATCGGGGCCATCATTCAGGGCGGCTTGGGAATCGCGGCCGGCGGCAACATCCACCCGGGCCGATCCGCCATGTTCGAACCGATCGGCGGATCGGCACCGAAATACACGGGGCAGAACAAGATCAACCCCATGGCGGCGATCGGCTCCGCACAGATGCTTCTGGAATACCTAGGCGAAGACAAGGCGGCCGGCGATGTCTTTCAAGCCATCCGCAAGGTTCTTTCCCAGGACCTGAAGAGCCTCGAAGCCGGCCGGATGGGCTACACCACCACCGAGGTAGGCGATCTCGTCGCCCGCTATATCCTGGCCTGA
- a CDS encoding Ketol-acid reductoisomerase / 2-dehydropantoate 2-reductase, translating into MTQINFGGVMEDVVTAEEFTLEKAREVLRNELIAVIGYGVQGPGQSMNLRDNGFNVIVGQSPKFPADWDRAVKDGWVPGKTLFDIEEAARKGTIIMMLVSDAGQKAIWPLIKQCLSPGDALYFSHGFSIVYKEQTGVIPPGDVDVILVAPKGSGTTVRTNFLEGSGINSSYAVFQDATRNAEERTKAVGIAIGSGYLFPTTFEKEVHSDLVGERGVLMGALAGVMEAQYDILRRKGHSPSEAFNETVEELTQSLIRLVAENGMDWMYANCSTTAQRGALDWRKRFREAVAPVFEDLYQSVVEGEETRIVLEANSAPDYKEKLDKELAEMRHSEMWQAGAAVRALRPENRRHK; encoded by the coding sequence ATGACACAGATCAATTTCGGCGGCGTGATGGAAGACGTCGTCACGGCAGAGGAATTCACCCTGGAAAAAGCGCGTGAGGTTTTGAGAAACGAGCTCATCGCCGTCATCGGCTACGGCGTGCAAGGCCCAGGGCAGTCCATGAACCTGCGCGACAACGGCTTCAACGTGATTGTCGGCCAGTCCCCCAAATTTCCGGCAGACTGGGACCGTGCCGTGAAGGACGGCTGGGTGCCAGGGAAGACCCTCTTCGATATCGAGGAGGCGGCCCGGAAGGGAACCATCATCATGATGCTCGTCTCCGACGCCGGACAGAAGGCCATCTGGCCGCTCATCAAACAGTGCCTCAGCCCGGGCGACGCCCTGTATTTCTCCCACGGTTTTTCCATTGTCTATAAGGAGCAAACCGGCGTCATCCCCCCGGGCGATGTCGACGTAATCCTCGTCGCGCCAAAGGGGTCCGGCACAACCGTGCGCACCAATTTTCTCGAGGGCAGCGGCATCAACTCGAGTTACGCCGTCTTCCAAGACGCCACGCGGAACGCCGAGGAGCGGACCAAGGCCGTCGGCATCGCGATCGGTTCGGGATACCTCTTCCCAACCACCTTCGAAAAGGAGGTGCACAGCGACCTGGTCGGCGAGCGCGGAGTCCTCATGGGCGCCCTGGCAGGCGTCATGGAGGCCCAGTACGACATCCTGCGCCGCAAGGGCCACAGCCCGAGCGAGGCCTTCAACGAAACCGTGGAGGAGTTGACCCAGAGTCTGATCCGCCTGGTGGCGGAAAACGGAATGGACTGGATGTACGCCAACTGCAGCACCACGGCCCAGCGCGGGGCCCTCGACTGGCGGAAGCGCTTCCGCGAGGCGGTGGCGCCCGTCTTCGAAGATCTTTACCAGAGCGTCGTAGAGGGCGAGGAGACCCGCATCGTCCTCGAGGCCAACAGCGCGCCGGACTACAAGGAAAAGCTCGACAAGGAGCTGGCTGAGATGCGCCACTCTGAAATGTGGCAGGCCGGCGCGGCTGTCCGTGCCCTCAGGCCCGAAAACAGGCGCCACAAGTAA